From Syntrophus gentianae, one genomic window encodes:
- a CDS encoding response regulator, with amino-acid sequence MDERGREFKPYILLVDNDPLSQEIVKEMLEHCGCRVHIAGNGREAVDAFSRQSFDMIFMECQIPEMDAYKTAAIIRSMETANPGKGSTGRRIPIAALAASSLAGGRDEVLQSGMDDYLTKPCRISDIQQMLDKWLSARQAEGGASVSEGEEESPAIDQEALDTLATLQPDGAKALLTKLITVYFDSSSKQMKSILDAIKDHDVPSLLTAAHTLKSSSASLGARNFAEQCKDLEMMARSGVIEGAETRVVPLESEYGRVREALDLYLRSL; translated from the coding sequence TCTTGTTGACAACGACCCCCTGAGTCAGGAAATCGTGAAGGAAATGCTGGAGCACTGCGGCTGTCGGGTCCATATTGCAGGAAATGGCCGTGAGGCTGTGGATGCGTTTTCCCGCCAATCCTTCGATATGATCTTCATGGAATGCCAGATCCCGGAAATGGACGCCTATAAGACGGCAGCGATCATCCGGAGCATGGAGACTGCAAACCCGGGCAAGGGGTCAACCGGAAGGCGTATCCCGATTGCGGCTCTCGCAGCTTCGTCCCTGGCAGGGGGCAGGGACGAAGTCCTGCAGTCGGGAATGGATGATTATCTCACGAAGCCTTGTCGGATCTCGGATATCCAGCAGATGCTCGACAAATGGCTTTCCGCACGGCAGGCGGAAGGCGGGGCGTCCGTTTCGGAAGGAGAGGAGGAATCTCCAGCCATCGATCAAGAGGCTCTCGATACGCTGGCCACCCTTCAGCCGGACGGAGCGAAGGCGCTGCTGACAAAACTCATCACCGTGTATTTCGACAGTTCCTCGAAGCAGATGAAGAGCATTCTCGACGCCATCAAAGACCACGATGTCCCTTCCCTGCTGACCGCCGCCCACACTCTGAAATCGTCAAGCGCCAGCCTTGGCGCCAGGAATTTTGCGGAACAGTGCAAAGATTTGGAAATGATGGCAAGAAGCGGCGTGATAGAAGGCGCCGAGACCCGTGTAGTCCCATTGGAAAGCGAATATGGCAGGGTAAGAGAGGCCTTGGATCTCTACCTGAGGTCTCTTTGA